The Deltaproteobacteria bacterium DNA window AAGAGGGTGAGGGAGAAACTCATCGAACTTTGGTCGATAAATAGATTCCGTGAGGCGGTTTTCCACTACCTTAAGGATTATGAAGAATACAGTAGGGATACGGACCTCCAGCTCTTTCACTTGTTTCAGAGCAACAAATTGATCAAAAGCACCCTCACCGAGGAGGAAGCTGGAAAGAGGTTAGAAGAAGATCTGGCCAAGCTCATATCTGAGGATACTAGCTCCTTGGATAAAGAGAGGATACAAAGGGTTATGGCCATCGAGAACTCCTTTAAATCCCACAAGAAGGGGAGGATATTAAAGAAGCTCTTCTTCGGCTCGAGGGAGGAAGAGCAGCTAAAAGAAGTAATCGAGGGCTTCCTCCTCTATCAACTCGATGATAGGTGGACCAGATGGATTGAAGAGTCCCTTCAGCGCCTGGAGGACCGCGAAGGCCTGAAGCGCAGGGATGAGCTAGAGGAGGAGTATGAGAGGGGGCGCATCTACCGCTTCGCCGTAGATGCACGTCCCATCCTACAGGATCTAACGGTAAGGAAAGAAGGTCACCTCTTTATGGACCTGCGTGGCTTCACACAAAGGATGTCCAGGTCTAAAGAGATCACCATGGCCGATTTTATGTTGAAGGGGTTCTTCCTCCCTGTTCTGCTGGTTGCCAAGAAATATTATACCAACGAGGGGGTGAGATTGAACAACCTCTTAGGAGACGCCTTGTCCTTCTCCGGAAAGATAGAATCCCTCGTCTCCCTCGCCCAGAACTTAAGGGAGATATTCGACAAATATACCAAAAAGATGAAGGAAAGAGGGGGGTTACTCGGCGAAGAAGATGAGGTCAGGGCCATTGAAGAGAGGTATCGGAGGGAGAAGATGGCCATCATCCAAGAAAGAAAGGCCATCGAGGAGAGCATCCGTGGGATCGAGAGGGAACTGAAGGTAAAAGAATTCCTCAACCCTGTTTACCTCCTCAAGGTCCAGGAGGAAGAATTTGATTCCAAGCTCTTCCACTATCAGCGGGAGATCATCAGCTTAACGAAAAAGATGGAGATAGAGGAGGATCCTCACCGAAGGAGGATACTCATGGACCTAAAAAAGGGCTTGTTGGCCCTTAGGGAGGGGATAAGCGAGCATAAAAAGGAGTTGACAGAAAACATCAGCTTGATCGGGGGGGGGGAGCTAAAGGAGGTATTCCGTTTGGTCTGCTCTGAGGAGAGGGAAGAGTTGGAAAGGTTAAGGAAACTGCTCAAGGAATCTTACGACAAAGAACTGAAGTTGATTAGGGCCTATGAAAAGGAGATCGCCTCTTTGAAGGACGAGGAGGTAGAATACGGCCTCTTTATATCCTATGGTAATGCCGCTGAGACCATCGCCTTCGAAGATGAGTTTTGGGGGAAGGTGAACGTGGCCATCGCCGATAAGCTCAACGAAGCGGCCAGGGGGGCGGAGAGAAACCCCGCCACCAGGAGGAAACTGGATTTGCTCCTCAGAAATGCCCGTTGGGCCAGGGGAAACCCCTCCCTGGAATATCCCTTCTATGTATTCATTGACAAAAGTTATGGGTTGTCCCTCCGATCGGACTTATCCACTAAAGTGGAAATAGCCCTGCGGGGTGAGGATGTGGAGACGGCGAGGGAGGTGGTGGAGGCCACCTCTTCCTCATTAATGCACGATATTGAGAGGGGGATGAGGGGATATGGTGAGGATGACTGGGAGGTCCTAACCCCTCTCAACGATATATATAACCTAGGGGAGGCAATGAGCGAGGAGGCCCTTCAAGCCTATCTTAGGGAGACAAGCCCGTATAGATACCATTTTGAAAAAGAGGTGAATACCAGCGAGATCCATCCAGAGATTCAGAAACGCTGCTTCTTCCCCTCTGCGGAGCTGAAACTCCTTATCAGCGTGGAGAGGAACGGTGATAGATTAAGATTTGACCTCTTTAGATATGTGGGGGAGTTGGTATTTAAGGGGTTTGAAACCCATAAGGCAACTGCGGTCTACGAGATAGTAAGAAAGGATTCCTCTTTGTATCACCTCTTGGAAAGATATCACTTGATGGCCTGGTATAAGGAAGCCCGAGAGAAGATGAGGGGGATGCGGACCGCCGAAGGATAAATCTCTAAACTCCCTCTTGATCCCCGGGGAGGGGATGGTCCTGCTCCCGGACAAAAAAGAGAAAGGCCATCGATGGCCTCTTAGAGGATTCTTTAACCACAAAGTGGATCCCGTCGAAGTTCCACCCCTTTCCCACCCACTCGTTGAGGATCTTCTCCAAGACATCATCGGTCACGATGCTCGTTTCTACCACCTTACAGGTCAGCATCTCTATCCTCCAGCAAGAATATCAAAATCGGGGTTCAAGGATTCAAGGGGTCGAGGGGTTTGTCTTTCACTAGGACCCTGGAACCCTATGATGTGGACTCTCGAATCCTTTATAGGCGGGAGGGCAGACCCTCATTAGGGTTTAGAATATCTTTGTATAATGGTCTCAATAATCCCGGAGGTCGAGGCCCCCTCTACATAGGGCAAGACAATGGTCTGTTCCACCAATTCCCTGCCCACCACCTCCTGCTCGTCCCAATCCCCCCCTTTGACTAAGATATGGGGGCGCAGATAAGAGACGAGCTCGAAGGGATCGGGTTCATCGAAGGAAACCACGTAGTCAACAACCTCTAGGGCGGCGAGGACCGCCATCCTCACTTCTTGGGGAACAATGGGCCTCTTTTCCCCCTTGACCTGTCTCACCGAGGAGTCTGAGTTCACCCCCACAATCAAGCAATCTCCCCTCCGACGGGCCTCTTCTAGATAGATCACGTGACCCCGGTGCAAGATATCAAAGCAACCATTGGTGAAGACGGTGCGCCTCCCCTCCTCTTTCAATCCCTTGATGATCTCCTTTAACTCCTCCCTCTCCTTTATCTTGTCTCGGAAGGACCTCAACTATTCTCCCTCTAGGAAGATCCGATAGGCCCGAAAGGTCTCATAGATGTCACCTTTGCTGGCCACCTCAAAGGGGGAGTGCATCCCCAACAACGGGGTGCCGCAGTCGATGATGTCCATGCCATATATGGCGAGGTACTTGGCCACAGTCCCTCCACCCCCTTCATCGACCTTGCCGAGTTCACCCATCTGCCAGGTGATCCCCTTGCGGTTGAACAGTTCCCTGATCTCACTCACATATTCGGCACTGGCGTCGCTGGAATAATATTTTCCCCCGGTGCCGGTAAACTTGCTCAGACATACCCCATAGCCTATCTTGGCATTGTTCTGGGGTTCATGGACGTCTTTGTAATTGGGATCCATACCCGCTGTCACATCAGCGGAGAGGGCCTTGGAGTTGAAGAGGATCTCCCTGATGAGGGCATCGCCATGGTCCTTTCCGGTAATTCTCAGGATGTCCATCAGGAAAAGTTCTAGGAAGTGCGACTTCGCGCCGGTGTTCCCTTCACTTCCGATCTCCTCCTTGTCCAGAAAGAGGGCCACCGTGGTGTAGGTGGGGGAGATGACCTCCTCCATCGCCTTGAGAGAGGCATAGGCGCAGACCCTGTCATCCTGTCCATAGGAGGCCACAAAGGCCCGGTCAAAGCCGACATCCCTCGCCCTGCTGGCAGGGATCAGCTCGAGCTCAGCGCTCAAGAAGTCCTCCTCTACGATGCCATATTGCTGGTGGAGGAGTTCCAGGATCCTGAGCTTCACCCTCTCCTTGACCTCTTGGTCGGGATAAGGGAGGTGGCCGGCCAAAATGGTCAGCTTTTCTCCCTCGATGGCCTCCTTCAGTTTCTTC harbors:
- a CDS encoding DUF4177 domain-containing protein — encoded protein: MLTCKVVETSIVTDDVLEKILNEWVGKGWNFDGIHFVVKESSKRPSMAFLFFVREQDHPLPGDQEGV
- the rfaE2 gene encoding D-glycero-beta-D-manno-heptose 1-phosphate adenylyltransferase, encoding MKEREELKEIIKGLKEEGRRTVFTNGCFDILHRGHVIYLEEARRRGDCLIVGVNSDSSVRQVKGEKRPIVPQEVRMAVLAALEVVDYVVSFDEPDPFELVSYLRPHILVKGGDWDEQEVVGRELVEQTIVLPYVEGASTSGIIETIIQRYSKP
- a CDS encoding aminopeptidase, producing MGEIKEATRELEEKIKLKGKLVWDRYEEDQIKEAFSFAEGYRGFLNEAKTEREAVEEILKSAQGVGFCPVSEGERNNKKIYRLNKDKSIGLATLGERSIEEGLRIIVSHIDSPRLDLKHNPLYEDLDMVLFRTHYYGGIKKYQWVAHPLALHGVIVKANGEKVRVRIGEEENEPVFTICDLLPHLSRKVQEEKKLKEAIEGEKLTILAGHLPYPDQEVKERVKLRILELLHQQYGIVEEDFLSAELELIPASRARDVGFDRAFVASYGQDDRVCAYASLKAMEEVISPTYTTVALFLDKEEIGSEGNTGAKSHFLELFLMDILRITGKDHGDALIREILFNSKALSADVTAGMDPNYKDVHEPQNNAKIGYGVCLSKFTGTGGKYYSSDASAEYVSEIRELFNRKGITWQMGELGKVDEGGGGTVAKYLAIYGMDIIDCGTPLLGMHSPFEVASKGDIYETFRAYRIFLEGE